Proteins from a genomic interval of Diaminobutyricimonas aerilata:
- a CDS encoding Gfo/Idh/MocA family protein, whose amino-acid sequence MNGATGRMGYRQHLVRSILAIRDQGGVRLSDGSLVQVEPLLVGRTESKLAELAAKHGIEHYTTDLDAALADPRWQIYGDFLVTKARVAAIEKAIAAGKAIYTEKPTAETFEDALELARKADAAGIKHGVVHDKLYLPGLLKLKRLIDSGFFGRILSVRGEFGYWVFEGDWAPAQRPSWNYRKEDGGGIVVDMFAHWSYVLENLFGRVESVYSRAVTHIPERTDEAGAAYPATADDAAYAVFELEGGVIAQLNSSWTVRVNRKELVEFQVDGTHGSAVVGLFGAKIQPRNATPRPTWNPDLPETHDYAGDWLEVPDAETPENGFKRQWEQFIRHVVEDAPHPYDFYAGARGVLLAEKGLESSESARRVDLPLVGRDNG is encoded by the coding sequence ATGAACGGCGCAACCGGACGCATGGGCTACCGGCAGCACCTCGTGCGGTCGATCCTCGCGATCCGCGACCAGGGCGGTGTGCGCCTCTCCGACGGCTCCCTCGTGCAGGTCGAGCCGCTGCTCGTCGGGCGCACCGAGTCGAAGCTCGCCGAACTCGCCGCGAAGCACGGCATCGAGCACTACACCACCGACCTCGACGCCGCGCTGGCCGATCCGCGCTGGCAGATCTACGGCGACTTCCTCGTGACGAAGGCGCGCGTCGCCGCCATCGAGAAGGCGATCGCCGCCGGCAAGGCCATCTACACCGAGAAGCCCACGGCGGAGACGTTCGAGGATGCGCTCGAGCTGGCCCGCAAGGCGGATGCCGCGGGCATCAAGCACGGCGTCGTGCACGACAAGCTCTACCTCCCGGGCCTGCTCAAGCTCAAGCGCCTCATCGACTCCGGTTTCTTCGGCCGCATCCTCAGCGTGCGCGGCGAGTTCGGCTACTGGGTGTTCGAGGGCGACTGGGCGCCGGCGCAGCGCCCGAGCTGGAACTACCGCAAGGAGGACGGCGGCGGCATCGTCGTCGACATGTTCGCGCACTGGAGCTACGTGCTCGAGAACCTCTTCGGCCGCGTCGAGTCGGTGTACTCGCGCGCCGTCACCCACATCCCGGAGCGCACCGACGAGGCCGGCGCGGCGTATCCGGCGACCGCGGATGACGCCGCGTACGCCGTGTTCGAACTCGAGGGCGGCGTGATCGCGCAGCTCAACTCGAGTTGGACGGTGCGCGTGAACCGCAAGGAGCTCGTCGAGTTCCAGGTCGACGGCACCCACGGCAGCGCCGTGGTGGGGCTGTTCGGCGCGAAGATCCAGCCGCGCAACGCGACCCCGCGGCCCACCTGGAACCCCGACCTGCCCGAGACCCACGACTACGCGGGCGACTGGCTCGAGGTGCCGGATGCCGAGACCCCCGAGAACGGGTTCAAGCGGCAGTGGGAGCAGTTCATCCGCCACGTGGTCGAAGACGCCCCGCACCCGTACGACTTCTACGCCGGCGCCCGCGGGGTGTTGCTCGCCGAGAAGGGGCTCGAGAGCTCCGAGTCGGCGCGGCGCGTCGACCTACCCCTCGTCGGCCGGGACAACGGATGA
- a CDS encoding bifunctional aldolase/short-chain dehydrogenase: protein MTNETVAALIERSNRLGADARNTNYAGGNTSAKGSEIDPVTGQPVELLWVKGSGGDLGTLSEKGLAVLRLDRLRALVDVYPGVEREDEMVAAFDYTLHGKGGAAPSIDTAMHGLVDAAHVDHLHPDSGIAFATAADGERLTAEAFGGKVVWVPWRRPGFQLGLDIAGIKAQNPDAIGCILGGHGITAWGDTSEEAERNSLWIIETAQRYLDEHGRPDPFGAPLDGYGALPDAERRAKAAALAPTIRGIASHDRPMVGHFTDAPEVLEFLAAAEHPRLAALGTSCPDHFLRTKVKPMLLDLPAGSSVEESIARLKELHDAYREDYRSYYEAYATPESPAMRGADPLIVLVPGVGMFSYGKDKQTARVAGEFYLNAINVMRGAESISTYAPISDEEKFRIEYWSLEEAKLQRMPKPKSHATRIALVTGAASGIGKAIATRLAAEGACVVIADLDLEKAQAAAAELGTTDVAIGVQVNVTDAAQIDAAIQETVLAFGGLDIVINNAGLSLSKPLLETTEQDWDLQHDVMAKGSFLVSKAAARVLIEQQLGGDIVYIASKNSVFAGPNNIAYSATKADQAHQVRLLAVELGEHGVKVNGINPDGVVRGSGIFASGWGANRAKTYGIDEQDLGKFYAQRTILKREVLPDHVANAVIVLTGPELSHTTGLHVPVDAGVAAAFLR from the coding sequence ATGACGAACGAGACCGTCGCTGCGCTCATCGAGCGCTCGAACCGCCTCGGCGCCGACGCGCGCAACACGAACTACGCCGGCGGCAACACGTCGGCGAAGGGGTCGGAGATCGACCCCGTCACGGGACAGCCGGTCGAGCTGCTGTGGGTGAAGGGGTCTGGTGGTGACCTCGGAACCCTCTCCGAGAAGGGCCTCGCGGTCCTGCGGCTCGACCGGCTCCGTGCCCTCGTCGACGTCTACCCCGGCGTGGAGCGGGAGGACGAGATGGTCGCCGCGTTCGACTACACCCTGCACGGCAAGGGCGGCGCCGCTCCGTCGATCGACACCGCGATGCACGGTCTCGTCGACGCGGCGCACGTCGACCACCTGCATCCCGACTCGGGTATCGCGTTCGCGACCGCCGCCGACGGCGAGCGTCTCACCGCCGAGGCGTTCGGCGGCAAGGTGGTGTGGGTGCCCTGGCGCCGCCCCGGATTCCAGCTCGGCCTCGACATCGCCGGCATCAAGGCGCAGAACCCGGATGCGATCGGCTGCATCCTCGGCGGGCACGGCATCACCGCGTGGGGCGACACGAGCGAGGAGGCGGAGCGCAACAGCCTGTGGATCATCGAGACCGCTCAGCGGTACCTCGACGAGCACGGCCGGCCGGACCCGTTCGGCGCCCCGCTCGACGGCTACGGCGCCCTCCCCGACGCCGAGCGCCGGGCCAAGGCGGCCGCGCTCGCCCCTACCATCCGGGGGATCGCGTCCCACGATCGGCCGATGGTCGGGCACTTCACCGACGCCCCCGAGGTGCTCGAGTTCCTCGCCGCGGCCGAGCACCCGCGCCTCGCCGCGCTCGGCACGAGCTGCCCCGACCACTTCCTGCGCACCAAGGTCAAGCCGATGCTGCTCGACCTGCCCGCAGGCTCCTCCGTCGAGGAGTCGATCGCGCGTCTGAAGGAACTGCACGACGCATACCGGGAGGACTACCGCTCCTACTACGAGGCGTACGCGACGCCGGAGAGCCCTGCGATGCGGGGCGCGGATCCGCTGATCGTGCTCGTACCGGGCGTCGGCATGTTCAGCTACGGGAAGGACAAGCAGACCGCCCGCGTCGCCGGTGAGTTCTACCTCAACGCGATCAACGTCATGCGCGGCGCCGAGTCGATCTCGACCTACGCGCCGATCAGCGACGAGGAGAAGTTCCGCATCGAGTACTGGTCGCTCGAGGAGGCGAAACTGCAGCGGATGCCCAAGCCGAAGTCCCACGCGACCCGCATCGCCCTGGTCACCGGCGCCGCATCCGGCATCGGCAAGGCCATTGCCACCCGCCTCGCCGCGGAAGGCGCGTGCGTCGTGATCGCCGACCTCGACCTCGAGAAGGCGCAGGCCGCCGCGGCCGAGCTCGGCACCACGGATGTCGCGATCGGCGTGCAGGTGAACGTCACGGATGCGGCGCAGATCGACGCCGCGATCCAGGAGACGGTGCTCGCCTTCGGCGGGCTCGACATCGTCATCAACAACGCCGGGCTGTCGCTGTCGAAGCCGCTGCTCGAGACGACCGAGCAGGACTGGGATCTGCAGCACGACGTGATGGCGAAGGGCTCGTTCCTCGTGTCGAAGGCGGCCGCCCGGGTGCTCATCGAGCAGCAGCTCGGCGGCGACATCGTCTACATCGCGTCGAAGAACTCTGTCTTCGCCGGCCCGAACAACATCGCCTACTCGGCGACGAAGGCCGACCAGGCGCACCAGGTGCGCCTGCTCGCCGTGGAGCTCGGCGAGCACGGGGTGAAGGTGAACGGCATCAACCCCGACGGTGTCGTGCGCGGTTCCGGCATCTTCGCGAGCGGTTGGGGCGCCAACCGCGCCAAGACGTACGGCATCGACGAGCAGGACCTCGGCAAGTTCTACGCGCAGCGCACCATCCTCAAGCGCGAGGTGCTGCCCGACCACGTCGCGAACGCCGTCATCGTGCTGACTGGACCGGAGCTCTCGCACACGACCGGACTGCACGTGCCGGTCGACGCGGGCGTCGCCGCCGCGTTCCTGCGATGA
- a CDS encoding PmoA family protein, translating to MDSTVPIRDDGTALDFGDGLARYTYRSDAPPLESPRPFAHPLRTSSGVVVSDHRPADHPWHHGLSWAIANVSGHNFWGGPTFVRGEGYRQLDNDGRQVHLGFEPAADAVVQRVRWEAADGRPVLAERRVLRARTDERGWILEVDTALENVTDGDLVFGSPTTEGRPDAGYGGLMLRAHPRFLGATVFDEHGTGGDELRGTRSRWVALAASDATVLMVDRDASREWFLRTEEFAGLCAAPFFSSETVLASGGTLAIRHAVLVADGALTRPEAAAAAARILNGATGVL from the coding sequence GTGGATTCCACCGTCCCGATCCGCGACGACGGCACCGCCCTCGACTTCGGCGACGGACTCGCGCGCTACACCTACCGCTCCGACGCGCCGCCGCTCGAGTCGCCCCGCCCGTTCGCGCACCCGCTGCGCACGTCATCCGGTGTCGTCGTCAGCGACCACCGCCCCGCCGACCATCCGTGGCATCACGGGCTCTCGTGGGCGATCGCGAACGTCTCGGGCCACAACTTCTGGGGCGGCCCCACGTTCGTGCGCGGCGAGGGGTACCGGCAGCTCGACAACGACGGACGCCAGGTGCACCTCGGGTTCGAGCCGGCGGCGGATGCGGTGGTGCAGCGGGTGCGGTGGGAAGCGGCCGACGGTCGCCCGGTGCTTGCCGAGCGTCGGGTCCTGCGAGCCCGCACCGATGAGCGCGGGTGGATCCTCGAGGTCGACACCGCCCTCGAGAACGTGACCGACGGCGACCTCGTGTTCGGATCGCCGACCACGGAGGGGCGTCCGGATGCCGGCTACGGCGGACTCATGCTGCGCGCGCATCCGCGGTTCCTCGGGGCGACCGTGTTCGACGAGCACGGCACCGGCGGCGACGAGCTGCGCGGCACGCGGTCGCGCTGGGTCGCCCTCGCCGCATCCGACGCGACCGTGCTCATGGTCGACCGGGATGCCTCGCGCGAGTGGTTCCTGCGCACGGAGGAGTTCGCCGGGCTGTGCGCGGCGCCGTTCTTCAGCTCCGAGACCGTGCTCGCCTCGGGCGGCACCCTCGCGATCCGTCACGCCGTGCTCGTCGCCGACGGCGCGCTGACCCGACCCGAAGCGGCGGCGGCCGCCGCTCGCATCCTGAACGGAGCCACCGGTGTCCTCTGA
- a CDS encoding alpha/beta hydrolase produces MSVEQTTAPGPHGPIPVRVYRSSARPRRVFVWNHGGGFQHGDLDMPEAHWVSTRIAQDTDTIVVSVDYRLASDTVHYPVPSDDVVAAFLWGVRLAEESGIDRVHLGGASAGGNLAAGAALRLRDAGGPQPATVLLAYPTLHAVQPPHDPELERVMAGIAPEYRFSPQQILGMYETYTGGPASEAPVEAIPPLADLTGLPPTYIVNSDEDDLRTSGEAYARQLAEAGVEVVVETEPASRHGHLNRPDTPDGLGTIRRMESWLLARDRESTPAR; encoded by the coding sequence ATGAGCGTCGAGCAGACGACGGCGCCGGGTCCGCACGGACCGATCCCCGTGCGGGTGTACCGCAGTTCCGCGAGGCCGCGCCGCGTCTTCGTCTGGAACCACGGTGGCGGGTTCCAGCACGGCGACCTCGACATGCCCGAGGCGCACTGGGTCTCCACCCGCATCGCGCAAGACACCGACACCATCGTGGTGAGCGTCGACTACCGCCTGGCGAGCGACACGGTGCACTATCCGGTGCCCTCCGACGACGTGGTCGCGGCGTTCCTCTGGGGCGTCAGGCTCGCCGAGGAGAGCGGCATCGACCGCGTGCACCTCGGTGGCGCGAGCGCCGGCGGCAACCTCGCGGCGGGCGCGGCCCTGCGGCTGCGCGACGCGGGCGGACCGCAACCGGCGACCGTGCTGCTCGCCTACCCGACGCTCCACGCGGTGCAGCCGCCGCACGACCCGGAGCTCGAACGCGTCATGGCCGGCATCGCGCCGGAGTACCGGTTCAGCCCGCAGCAAATCCTCGGCATGTACGAGACCTACACCGGCGGTCCCGCATCCGAGGCCCCGGTCGAGGCGATCCCGCCGCTCGCCGACCTGACCGGCCTGCCGCCCACCTACATCGTCAACAGCGACGAGGACGACCTGCGCACCTCCGGCGAGGCGTACGCGCGTCAGCTCGCGGAGGCGGGTGTCGAGGTCGTCGTCGAGACGGAGCCCGCCTCGCGTCACGGCCACCTCAACCGGCCCGACACCCCGGACGGGCTCGGCACCATCCGGCGGATGGAGTCGTGGCTGCTCGCCCGCGACCGCGAATCCACCCCCGCCCGCTGA
- a CDS encoding Gfo/Idh/MocA family protein: MSSEPVLRAAIIGTGAVAASHSAAIAAYTGAALVAVTDHDPDRAHDFAALHGEPAVYDDLASLLAAESPDVVHICTPPGVHADQADAALAAGAHVVVEKPPALTLAEIDRMLAAAERADRRLAVVFQQRTGSAAQHVRDLLASGALGRPLVALCHTLWFRGEDYFAVPWRGRWETEGGGTTLSHGIHQLDLLAYLLGDWAAVSGQLWRLDRDVATEDLSTAVVRFDAGAIASVVTSVLSPRETSVIRIDTELATIELEHLYGHAHANWRITPRRDVDDATVASWRLPDDERASGHDDLVRQVYDALLAGAGLPAVAADPLRSFELVAALYASARLGREVRRSELSDPGLRGALEAPVTEVRPPR, translated from the coding sequence GTGTCCTCTGAACCTGTGCTGCGCGCCGCGATCATCGGCACCGGTGCCGTCGCCGCCTCGCACTCCGCGGCGATCGCGGCCTATACCGGCGCGGCGCTCGTCGCCGTGACCGACCACGACCCCGACCGCGCGCACGACTTCGCCGCCCTGCACGGCGAACCGGCCGTGTACGACGACCTCGCGTCGCTGCTCGCCGCCGAGTCGCCCGATGTGGTGCACATCTGCACACCACCTGGGGTGCATGCCGACCAGGCGGATGCGGCGCTCGCGGCGGGTGCGCATGTCGTGGTCGAGAAGCCCCCGGCGCTCACCCTCGCCGAGATCGATCGGATGCTGGCCGCGGCGGAGCGCGCGGACCGGCGACTCGCGGTCGTGTTCCAGCAGCGCACGGGCAGCGCGGCACAGCACGTGCGCGACCTGCTCGCCTCCGGGGCGCTCGGCCGGCCGCTCGTCGCGCTGTGCCACACGCTGTGGTTCCGCGGCGAGGACTACTTCGCCGTGCCGTGGCGCGGGCGCTGGGAGACCGAAGGCGGCGGCACGACGCTGAGTCACGGCATCCACCAGCTCGACCTGCTGGCCTACCTGCTCGGCGACTGGGCCGCCGTCAGCGGGCAACTGTGGCGGCTCGATCGCGACGTGGCGACGGAGGACCTCTCCACCGCGGTCGTGCGATTCGACGCGGGCGCGATCGCGTCGGTCGTGACGAGCGTGCTCTCGCCGCGCGAGACGAGCGTCATCCGCATCGACACCGAGCTCGCGACGATCGAGCTCGAGCACCTCTACGGTCACGCCCACGCGAACTGGCGCATCACGCCGCGCCGCGACGTCGACGACGCCACCGTGGCGTCGTGGCGGCTGCCCGACGACGAGCGGGCGAGCGGCCACGACGACCTCGTGCGCCAGGTGTACGACGCGCTGCTCGCGGGTGCCGGACTGCCGGCCGTCGCGGCGGATCCGCTGCGTTCGTTCGAACTCGTGGCGGCGCTCTACGCCTCCGCGCGCCTCGGCCGCGAGGTGCGGCGGAGCGAGCTGAGCGACCCGGGTCTGCGCGGCGCGCTCGAGGCTCCCGTGACCGAGGTGCGGCCGCCGCGCTGA
- a CDS encoding dihydrodipicolinate synthase family protein — MTDLLLLHADGSTRTESLAEAPAFRRPTRPLTSRVAYAAAHVVPRIAGENVPGHPADIDWDATLAFRRHVWSWGLGVADAMDTAQRNMGLDAQATRDLIRRSAEAAREVGGDLVVGVNTDHVDEEHIPLERVIDAYVEQLEFTEEQGAGVVLMASRHLARAAQSAADYERVYDAVLSRATGPVVLHWLGEAFDPNLAGYFGSREVPAATDTVVAIIERHLEKVRGIKMSLLDADAEIAVRSRLPEGATLFTGDDFNYVGLIAGDGERHSDALLGAFAAVAPNASAAIAALDAGDTEAYTRILGPTEELSRQIFAAPTWFYKTGVAFLAWLNGHQPAFTMVGGLHSARSLPHLSEIVRLANAAGALERPELAAARWHSMLTVNGVHR; from the coding sequence ATGACCGACCTCCTGCTGCTGCACGCCGACGGCTCCACACGCACGGAGTCGCTCGCCGAGGCGCCCGCGTTCCGCCGGCCGACGCGCCCGCTCACCTCGCGGGTCGCCTACGCCGCCGCCCACGTGGTCCCGCGCATCGCCGGTGAGAACGTGCCCGGACATCCGGCCGACATTGACTGGGACGCGACGCTCGCGTTCCGGCGTCACGTCTGGTCGTGGGGGCTGGGAGTGGCGGATGCGATGGACACCGCCCAGCGGAACATGGGCCTGGATGCGCAGGCGACCCGTGACCTCATCCGCCGCAGCGCCGAGGCGGCGCGCGAGGTCGGTGGCGACCTCGTCGTGGGCGTCAACACCGACCACGTCGACGAGGAGCACATCCCCCTCGAGCGCGTGATCGACGCCTATGTGGAGCAGCTCGAGTTCACCGAGGAGCAGGGCGCCGGGGTCGTGCTCATGGCGAGCCGCCACCTCGCCCGCGCCGCGCAGAGCGCCGCCGACTACGAGCGCGTCTATGACGCCGTGCTCTCGCGGGCGACGGGTCCGGTCGTGCTGCACTGGCTCGGCGAGGCGTTCGACCCGAACCTCGCCGGGTACTTCGGATCGCGCGAGGTGCCGGCGGCGACCGACACCGTGGTCGCGATCATCGAGCGGCATCTCGAGAAGGTGCGCGGCATCAAGATGAGCCTGCTCGACGCCGACGCCGAGATCGCCGTGCGCAGCCGACTCCCCGAGGGCGCGACGCTCTTCACGGGCGACGACTTCAACTACGTCGGGCTCATCGCGGGCGACGGCGAACGGCACTCGGATGCCCTCCTCGGCGCGTTCGCGGCGGTCGCGCCGAACGCCTCGGCCGCGATCGCGGCGCTTGACGCCGGCGACACGGAGGCCTACACGCGCATCCTCGGCCCCACCGAGGAGTTGTCGCGGCAGATCTTCGCGGCGCCGACCTGGTTCTACAAGACGGGCGTCGCGTTCCTCGCCTGGCTCAACGGACACCAACCGGCGTTCACCATGGTGGGCGGACTGCACTCCGCGCGCAGCCTGCCGCACCTGAGCGAGATCGTGCGGCTCGCGAACGCCGCCGGCGCCCTCGAACGACCCGAGCTCGCTGCCGCCCGTTGGCACTCGATGCTCACCGTGAATGGAGTGCACCGATGA
- a CDS encoding sugar phosphate isomerase/epimerase family protein has translation MTHPRLSLNQATIKYADLDEALAVPVAAGYESIGLWREPVQAVGVPDAVRRVADSGLRVSSLCRGGFFTIEEGPTRRAAIDDNRRALDEAAALGAPALVLVAGGLPEGSRDLIGARSRVRDALGELADHARDTGVTLAIEPLHPMYAADRAVVSTLAQALDLAADFAPEQVGVVVDTFHVWWDPALEASVRRAGAEGRIASYQVCDWVTPLPADVLLARGYPGDGHIDFAPITALVEEVGYTGDIEVEIFNQYVWDAPFADVARITAERFDALVAPHLRPIPAPVA, from the coding sequence ATGACGCATCCGCGCCTGTCGCTCAACCAGGCGACCATCAAATACGCCGACCTCGACGAGGCGCTCGCGGTGCCGGTGGCCGCCGGTTACGAGAGCATCGGCCTGTGGCGCGAGCCCGTGCAGGCGGTCGGGGTGCCGGATGCCGTGCGCCGCGTCGCCGACAGCGGCCTGCGGGTCTCCAGCCTCTGCCGCGGTGGGTTCTTCACGATCGAGGAGGGCCCCACGCGCCGCGCCGCGATCGACGACAACCGCCGCGCGCTCGACGAGGCTGCGGCGCTCGGCGCGCCGGCGCTCGTGCTCGTGGCGGGCGGACTCCCGGAGGGGTCGCGCGACCTGATCGGCGCCAGATCCCGCGTGCGCGACGCGCTCGGCGAGCTCGCCGACCACGCACGCGACACCGGCGTGACGCTCGCGATCGAGCCGCTGCATCCGATGTACGCCGCCGATCGCGCGGTCGTGTCGACGCTCGCACAAGCGCTCGACCTCGCGGCCGACTTCGCGCCGGAACAGGTCGGCGTCGTGGTGGACACCTTCCACGTGTGGTGGGACCCGGCGCTCGAGGCGTCCGTGCGGCGTGCCGGCGCGGAGGGACGCATCGCGAGCTACCAGGTGTGCGACTGGGTCACCCCGCTGCCCGCCGACGTACTGCTCGCGCGCGGCTACCCGGGCGACGGACACATCGACTTCGCCCCGATCACCGCCCTCGTGGAGGAGGTCGGCTACACCGGCGACATCGAGGTCGAGATCTTCAACCAGTACGTGTGGGACGCGCCGTTCGCCGACGTCGCTCGCATCACGGCGGAGCGCTTCGACGCGCTCGTCGCGCCGCACCTGCGTCCGATCCCCGCCCCGGTCGCCTGA
- a CDS encoding LacI family DNA-binding transcriptional regulator → MRVPMPRSAATLHDVAREAGVSLATASRALNGSTRRVNDAYRARVLAAAEKLDYRPNFSAQAVARGATSTVALLVADIADPYFSSIASGVVRSAEAANLVVTMAVTDRDNDRELALVRVIRGQRPRVLILAGSRFTGADDHALEAELRGFTESGGRVVLISQHELPFDTVALANREGARALAERLVELGYRRFAAIAGAAALRTSDDRVDGFCDGLRAAGLDLPDDRVVRAPFTRDGGYEAGRELLARGVDDIELVFAVNDVMAIGAMSAFRDAGVRLPEDLAVAGYDDISTARDVTPPLTTVRVPLVEVGECAMRLALREPDEGGDRTETVASEVVVRESTPPRR, encoded by the coding sequence GTGCGCGTGCCCATGCCCCGCTCAGCGGCGACGCTGCACGACGTCGCGCGCGAGGCGGGCGTCTCGCTCGCGACCGCATCCCGGGCACTGAACGGCTCGACCCGTCGCGTGAACGACGCCTACCGCGCTCGCGTGCTCGCCGCCGCAGAGAAGCTCGACTACCGGCCCAACTTCTCGGCGCAGGCCGTCGCGCGCGGCGCGACCTCCACGGTCGCGCTCCTCGTCGCGGACATCGCCGATCCCTACTTCTCGTCCATCGCATCCGGTGTGGTGCGCTCCGCCGAGGCCGCCAACCTCGTCGTGACGATGGCCGTGACCGACCGCGACAACGACCGGGAGCTGGCTCTCGTGCGCGTCATCCGGGGGCAGCGCCCGCGGGTGCTCATCCTCGCCGGCAGCCGCTTCACCGGCGCCGACGACCACGCGCTCGAGGCGGAGCTGCGCGGCTTCACCGAGTCCGGCGGACGCGTCGTGCTCATCAGCCAGCACGAACTGCCCTTCGACACGGTGGCCCTCGCGAACCGCGAAGGAGCCCGGGCTCTCGCGGAGCGGCTCGTCGAACTCGGCTACCGTCGCTTCGCGGCGATCGCCGGGGCGGCGGCGCTGCGCACATCCGATGATCGGGTCGACGGGTTCTGCGACGGGCTGCGGGCCGCGGGCCTCGACCTGCCGGATGACCGCGTCGTGCGGGCACCCTTCACCCGCGACGGCGGTTACGAGGCGGGGCGCGAGTTGCTCGCGCGCGGCGTCGACGACATCGAACTCGTGTTCGCGGTCAACGACGTGATGGCGATCGGCGCGATGTCCGCGTTCCGCGATGCGGGCGTGCGCCTCCCCGAGGATCTCGCCGTCGCCGGATACGACGACATCTCGACGGCCCGCGACGTGACCCCGCCGCTCACGACGGTGCGCGTGCCGCTCGTGGAGGTCGGCGAGTGCGCGATGCGCCTCGCGCTGCGCGAGCCGGACGAGGGCGGTGACCGCACGGAGACCGTCGCATCCGAGGTGGTCGTGCGCGAGAGCACCCCGCCCCGCCGCTGA
- the rhaI gene encoding L-rhamnose isomerase: MPSFGDIAPRLTEQAIELPSWAFGNSGTRFKVFGQAGVPRDPFEKIADAAKVHELTGLAPTVALHIPWDKVDDYAALRSHAESLGVGLGTINSNTFQDDDYKLGSVTHADPKVRQKAIDHHFECIDIMGETGSRDLKIWLADGTNYPGQDDIRARQDRLADSLAKIYERIGEHQRLVLEYKFFEPAFYHTDVPDWGTSYAHVAALGDRAFVCLDTGHHAPGTNIEFIVAQLLRLGKLGSFDFNSRFYADDDLIVGAADPFQLFRIILEVVRGGGYGADSGVAFMLDQCHNIEKKIPGQIRSVLNVQEMTARALLVDRDALTAAQNAGDVLGANEVLMDAFYTDVRPALAEWRESRGLPANPLRAYAESGYQEKIEADRVGGDQAGWGA, from the coding sequence ATGCCCTCTTTCGGCGACATCGCCCCACGCCTCACCGAGCAGGCCATCGAACTGCCCTCCTGGGCCTTCGGCAACTCGGGCACCCGCTTCAAGGTCTTCGGCCAGGCGGGCGTTCCGCGCGACCCGTTCGAGAAGATCGCGGATGCGGCCAAGGTGCACGAGCTCACCGGGCTCGCGCCGACGGTCGCGCTGCACATCCCGTGGGACAAGGTCGACGACTACGCCGCCCTCCGCAGCCACGCCGAGAGCCTCGGCGTGGGCCTCGGCACGATCAACTCGAACACCTTCCAGGACGACGACTACAAGCTCGGCAGCGTCACGCACGCCGATCCGAAGGTGCGCCAGAAGGCGATCGACCACCACTTCGAGTGCATCGACATCATGGGCGAGACCGGATCGCGCGACCTCAAGATCTGGCTCGCCGACGGCACCAACTACCCGGGTCAGGACGACATCCGCGCCCGCCAAGACCGCCTCGCCGACTCCCTCGCGAAGATCTACGAGCGCATCGGTGAGCACCAGCGGCTCGTGCTCGAGTACAAGTTCTTCGAGCCGGCGTTCTACCACACCGACGTTCCGGACTGGGGCACCTCGTACGCCCACGTGGCCGCCCTCGGCGACCGCGCGTTCGTGTGCCTCGACACCGGTCACCACGCGCCCGGCACGAACATCGAGTTCATCGTCGCGCAGCTGCTGCGGCTCGGAAAGCTCGGCTCGTTCGACTTCAACTCGCGCTTCTACGCCGACGACGACCTCATCGTCGGCGCGGCCGACCCGTTCCAGCTGTTCCGCATCATCCTCGAGGTGGTGCGCGGTGGCGGGTACGGCGCCGACAGCGGCGTCGCGTTCATGCTCGACCAGTGCCACAACATCGAGAAGAAGATCCCCGGCCAGATCCGCAGCGTGCTCAACGTGCAGGAGATGACCGCGCGCGCCCTGCTCGTCGACCGCGACGCGCTCACCGCAGCGCAGAACGCCGGCGATGTGCTGGGCGCCAACGAGGTGCTCATGGACGCGTTCTACACCGACGTGCGCCCGGCCCTCGCGGAGTGGCGCGAGTCGCGTGGGCTGCCCGCGAACCCCCTGCGCGCCTACGCTGAGAGCGGCTACCAGGAGAAGATCGAGGCCGACCGCGTGGGCGGCGACCAGGCCGGATGGGGCGCCTGA